In the Sus scrofa isolate TJ Tabasco breed Duroc chromosome 6, Sscrofa11.1, whole genome shotgun sequence genome, one interval contains:
- the KIRREL2 gene encoding kin of IRRE-like protein 2 — MLVPTLLVLFFLFLRGRAGLLPHFLQQPEDLVVLLGDEARLPCALGAYWGLVQWTKDGLALGGERDLPGWSRYWISGNAAGGQHDLHIRPVELEDQASYECQATQAGLRSRPAQLHVLVPPEAPQVLGGPSVSLVAGIPANLTCRSRGDAHPTPELLWFRDGVQLDGATFHQTLLKEGTTGSTGSVESILSLTPSSHDDGATLVCRARSQALPVGKDTAITLSLQYPPVVTLSAEPQRVQEGEKVTFLCQATAQPPVTGYRWAKGGSPVLGARGPMLEVVADASFLTEPVSCEVSNAVGSANRSTALDVQFGPILQSKPKPLSVDVGEDASFSCVWRGNPLPRVTWTRRGEAQVMASGPTLRLPAVGLEDAGDYVCRAEPGLSGLGGGAAEARLTVNAPPVVTALHSAPAFLRGPARLQCLVFASPAPEAVVWSWDEGFLTAGSRGRFLVETFPAPEGRGGQGPGLISVLHISGTQESDFSRGFNCSARNRLGEGGTLVTLGRRDLLPTVRIVAGAAAVAMTLLMVITGVALCCWHHNKASFSKQKNLVRIQGSSDGSSSRGPEEETGSGEDQGPIMHTDHSDLVLDEERALETKDPTNGYYKVRGVSVSLSLGEAPGGGLFPPPSSPLGPPGTPAFYDFNPHLGMVPPCRLYRARAGYLTTPHPRAFTSYIKPTSFGPPDLGPSTPPFPYAAFPTPSHPRLQTHV; from the exons ATGCTGGTCCCCACACTCCttgtcctcttcttcctcttcctcagagGGCGTGCAG GCCTGTTACCCCACTTCCTGCAACAGCCCGAGGACCTGGTAGTACTGCTGGGGGACGAGGCTCGGCTGCCCTGTGCCCTGGGCGCCTACTGGGGGCTGGTTCAGTGGACTAAGGATGGACTGGCTCTAGGCGGTGAAAGGGACCTGCCAG GGTGGTCCCGGTACTGGATATCTGGGAATGCAGCTGGTGGCCAGCACGACCTCCACATTAGGCCTGTGGAGCTGGAGGATCAAGCATCGTATGAATGTCAGGCTACACAAGCAGGTCTCCGCTCTCGACCAGCCCAATTGCACGTGCTGG TGCCCCCAGAAGCCCCCCAGGTGCTGGGCGGCCCCTCTGTGTCTCTGGTTGCTGGGATTCCTGCAAATCTGACCTGCCGGAGTCGTGGGGATGCCCACCCCactcctgagctgctgtggttcCGAGATGGGGTCCAGCTGGATGGGGCTACCTTCCATCAG ACCCTGTTGAAGGAAGGAACCACTGGGTCTACTGGGTCAGTGGAGAGCATCTTATCCTTGACGCCTTCCAGCCATGATGATGGAGCAACCTTGGTTTGCCGGGCCCGGAGCCAGGCCCTCCCTGTGGGAAAGGACACGGCTATCACACTGAGCCTGCAGT ACCCCCCAGTGGTGACTCTGTCTGCAGAACCACAGAGAGTGCAGGAGGGAGAAAAGGTCACTTTCCTATGTCAGGCCACAGCCCAGCCTCCTGTCACCGGCTATAG GTGGGCAAAGGGGGGCTCCCCGGTGCTCGGGGCCCGCGGGCCAATGTTGGAGGTAGTAGCGGATGCTTCATTCCTGACTGAGCCGGTGTCCTGCGAAGTCAGCAATGCAGTGGGTAGCGCCAACCGCAGCACAGCTCTGGATGTGCAGT TCGGGCCGATTCTGCAGTCAAAGCCAAAACCCTTGTCCGTAGACGTGGGGGAAGATGCCTCCTTCAGCTGTGTCTGGCGCGGGAATCCACTCCCACGGGTAACCTGGACCCGCCGCGGGGAAGCACAG GTGATGGCCTCCGGGCCCACTCTGCGTCTTCCAGCTGTGGGACTCGAGGATGCAGGCGACTACGTGTGCAGGGCTGAGCCTGGGCTCTCGGGCCTGGGGGGCGGCGCTGCGGAAGCTAGGTTAACTGTGAACG CTCCCCCAGTAGTGACTGCCCTGCACTCTGCGCCCGCCTTCCTGAGGGGTCCCGCCCGTCTCCAGTGTCTTGTCTTCGCCTCCCCCGCCCCAGAAGCCGTG GTCTGGTCTTGGGATGAGGGCTTCCTGACGGCGGGGTCGCGGGGTCGGTTCCTGGTGGAGACATTTCCAGCCCCAGAGGGCCGCGGGGGACAGGGTCCAGGCCTGATCTCTGTGCTACACATTTCGGGGACCCAGGAGTCCGACTTTAGCCGGGGCTTCAACTGCAGTGCCCGGAACCGGTTGGGCGAGGGGGGCACCCTGGTCACCCTGGGACGTAGAG ACTTGCTGCCTACTGTGCGGATCGTGGCGGGAGCAGCTGCTGTTGCCATGACTCTTCTTATGGTCATCACTGGGGTGGCCCTCTGTTGCTGGCACCATAACAAGG CCTCTTTCTCCAAGCAAAAGAACCTGGTGAGAATCCAAGGCAGCAGTGACGGCTCCAGTTCCAGGGGCCCTGAGGAGGAGACAGGCAGCGGTGAGGACCAG GGCCCCATCATGCACACAGACCACAGTGACCTCGTTCTGGATGAGGAGAGGGCTCTGGAGACCAAG GACCCAACCAATGGTTACTACAAGGTCCGAGGAGTCAGTGTGAGCCTGAGCCTTGGAGAAGCCCCTGGAGGAGGCCTTTTCCCACCACCATCCTCCCCCCTTGGGCCTCCAGGGACACCTGCCTTCTATGACTTCAACCCACATCTGGGCATGGTACCCCCTTGCAGACTATACAGAGCCCGGGCAGGTTATCTCACCACTCCCCATCCTCGAGCTTTTACCAGCtacatcaaacccacatcctttgGACCCCCAGATCTGGGCCCTAGCACTCCCCCCTTCCCATATGCTGCCTTCCCCACACCCAGCCATCCGCGTCTCCAGACTCATGTGTGA
- the APLP1 gene encoding amyloid-like protein 1 isoform X1, which translates to MGPASPAARGLGPLPLLLPLLLLLLRAQLAVGSLAGGSPSAAEAPGSAQVAGLCGRPTLHRDLRTGRWEPDPQLSRRCLRDPQRVLEYCRQMYPELQIARVEQATQAIPMEQWCGDARGGRCAHPHHQVVPFRCLPGEFVSEALLVPEGCRFLHQERMDQCESSTRRHQEAQEACNSQGLILHGSGMLLPCGADRFRGVEYVCCPPPATPNPSGTAVGDPSTRSWPLGGRVEGGEDEEEEESFLQPVDDYFVEPPRAEEEEEEEKVPPASSHTPAGVSKVTPTPRPTDGVDVYFGMPGEISEHEGFLRAKMDLEERRMRQINEVMREWAMADNQSKNLPKADRQALNEHFQSILQTLEEQVSGERQRLVETHATRVIALINDQRRAALEGFLAALQGDPPQPERILLALRRYLRAEQKEQRHTLRHYQHVAAVDPEKAQQMRFQVQTHLQVIEERMNQSLGLLDQNPLLAQELRPQIQELLRSEHLGPSELEAPAPGGSSEDKSGLQPLDAKDADTPVALPKGSTEQDAASSGKEKPTPQEQYDRKVNMSVPRGFPFHSSEIQRDELAPAGTGVSREAVSGLLIMGAGGGSLIVLSLLLLRRKKPYGAISHGVVEVDPMLTLEEQQLRELQRHGYENPTYRFLEERP; encoded by the exons ATGGGGCCCGCCAGCCCCGCCGCTCGCGGTCTGGGCCCGCTGCCCTTGTTGCTGCCACTATTGCTGCTGCTTTTGCGCGCGCAGCTCGCCGTCGGGAGCCTGGCCGGTGGAAGCCCCAGCGCAGCAGAG GCTCCAGGGTCGGCCCAGGTGGCTGGACTATGCGGGCGCCCAACCCTTCACCGGGACCTGCGCACCGGCCGCTGGGAACCAGACCCACAGCTCTCGCGACGCTGTCTCCGGGACCCGCAGCGCGTGCTGGAGTACTGCAGACAG ATGTACCCGGAGCTGCAGATTGCACGCGTGGAGCAGGCAACGCAGGCCATCCCCATGGAGCAATGGTGCGGGGATGCCCGGGGTGGCCGCtgtgcccacccccaccaccaggtTGTGCCTTTCCGCTGCCTGC CGGGTGAATTTGTAAGCGAGGCCCTGCTAGTCCCTGAAGGCTGCCGGTTCTTGCACCAGGAGCGCATGGACCAGTGTGAGAGTTCAACCCGGAGGCATCAGGAGGCACAGGAG GCCTGCAACTCTCAGGGCCTCATCCTGCATGGCTCGGGCATGCTTTTGCCCTGTGGCGCGGATCGGTTCCGAGGTGTGGAGTATGTGTGCTGCCCGCCTCCAGCGACCCCCAACCCATCTGGGACAGCAGTTGG TGACCCCTCCACCCGGTCCTGGCCCCTAGGGGGCAGAGTTGAGGGGGGTGAGGACGAGGAAGAGGAGGAATCCTTCCTACAGCCAGTAGATGATTACTTTGTGGAGCCCCCACGggctgaggaggaagaagaggaggaaaaggtcCCACCCGCAAGCTCCCACACCCCTGCAGGGGTCAGCAAAG tGACTCCCACCCCGAGGCCCACAGACGGTGTGGATGTGTATTTCGGCATGCCTGGAGAGATCAGTGAGCATGAGGGGTTCCTGCGGGCTAAGATGGACCTGGAGGAGCGCAGGATGCGCCAGATTAATGAG GTGATGCGTGAATGGGCCATGGCAGACAACCAGTCCAAGAACCTACCTAAAGCCGACAGACAGGCCTTGAACGAG CACTTCCAGTCCATTCTGCAGACCCTGGAGGAGCAGGTGTCTGGTGAGCGACAGCGTCTGGTGGAGACCCATGCCACCCGAGTCATCGCCCTCATCAACGACCAGCGCCGGGCTGCCTTGGAAGGGTTCCTGGCAGCGCTGCAGGGGGATCCGCCTCAG CCAGAGCGCATCCTGCTGGCCCTGCGGCGCTACCTGCGAGCAGAGCAGAAGGAGCAGAGGCACACGCTGCGACATTACCAGCACGTTGCTGCTGTGGACCCCGAGAAGGCCCAGCAGATGCGCTTCCAG GTGCAGACCCACCTTCAAGTCATCGAGGAACGGATGAATCAGAGCCTGGGGCTGCTTGACCAGAACcccctcctggcccaggagctgcgGCCCCAGATCC AGGAACTCCTCCGCTCTGAACACCTGGGTCCCAGTGAATTGGAAGCCCCCGCCCCGGGGGGCAGCAGTGAGGACAAGAGTGGGCTGCAGCCTCTGGACGCCAAGGATG CAGACACCCCCGTGGCCCTTCCAAAAG GGTCCACAGAACAAGATGCTGCATCCTCTGGAAAAGAGAAGCCGACCCCCCAGGAGCAGTACGATCGAAAG GTGAACATGTCGGTTCCAAGGGGTTTTCCTTTCCACTCATCGGAGATTCAGAGGGATGAGCTG GCCCCAGCCGGGACAGGCGTGTCCCGAGAGGCCGTGTCCGGTCTGCTGATCATGGGAGCAGGTGGGGGCTCCCTGATTGTCCTCTCCTTGCTGCTCTTGCGCAGGAAGAAGCCCTACGGGGCCATCAGCCACGGGGTGGTTGAG GTGGACCCCATGCTGACCCTGGAGGAGCAGCAGCTTCGTGAACTGCAGCGTCATGGCTACGAGAACCCCACCTACCGCTTCCTGGAGGAACGACCCTGA
- the APLP1 gene encoding amyloid-like protein 1 isoform X2, which produces MGPASPAARGLGPLPLLLPLLLLLLRAQLAVGSLAGGSPSAAEAPGSAQVAGLCGRPTLHRDLRTGRWEPDPQLSRRCLRDPQRVLEYCRQMYPELQIARVEQATQAIPMEQWCGDARGGRCAHPHHQVVPFRCLPGEFVSEALLVPEGCRFLHQERMDQCESSTRRHQEAQEACNSQGLILHGSGMLLPCGADRFRGVEYVCCPPPATPNPSGTAVGDPSTRSWPLGGRVEGGEDEEEEESFLQPVDDYFVEPPRAEEEEEEEKVPPASSHTPAGVSKVTPTPRPTDGVDVYFGMPGEISEHEGFLRAKMDLEERRMRQINEVMREWAMADNQSKNLPKADRQALNEHFQSILQTLEEQVSGERQRLVETHATRVIALINDQRRAALEGFLAALQGDPPQPERILLALRRYLRAEQKEQRHTLRHYQHVAAVDPEKAQQMRFQVQTHLQVIEERMNQSLGLLDQNPLLAQELRPQIQELLRSEHLGPSELEAPAPGGSSEDKSGLQPLDAKDDTPVALPKGSTEQDAASSGKEKPTPQEQYDRKVNMSVPRGFPFHSSEIQRDELAPAGTGVSREAVSGLLIMGAGGGSLIVLSLLLLRRKKPYGAISHGVVEVDPMLTLEEQQLRELQRHGYENPTYRFLEERP; this is translated from the exons ATGGGGCCCGCCAGCCCCGCCGCTCGCGGTCTGGGCCCGCTGCCCTTGTTGCTGCCACTATTGCTGCTGCTTTTGCGCGCGCAGCTCGCCGTCGGGAGCCTGGCCGGTGGAAGCCCCAGCGCAGCAGAG GCTCCAGGGTCGGCCCAGGTGGCTGGACTATGCGGGCGCCCAACCCTTCACCGGGACCTGCGCACCGGCCGCTGGGAACCAGACCCACAGCTCTCGCGACGCTGTCTCCGGGACCCGCAGCGCGTGCTGGAGTACTGCAGACAG ATGTACCCGGAGCTGCAGATTGCACGCGTGGAGCAGGCAACGCAGGCCATCCCCATGGAGCAATGGTGCGGGGATGCCCGGGGTGGCCGCtgtgcccacccccaccaccaggtTGTGCCTTTCCGCTGCCTGC CGGGTGAATTTGTAAGCGAGGCCCTGCTAGTCCCTGAAGGCTGCCGGTTCTTGCACCAGGAGCGCATGGACCAGTGTGAGAGTTCAACCCGGAGGCATCAGGAGGCACAGGAG GCCTGCAACTCTCAGGGCCTCATCCTGCATGGCTCGGGCATGCTTTTGCCCTGTGGCGCGGATCGGTTCCGAGGTGTGGAGTATGTGTGCTGCCCGCCTCCAGCGACCCCCAACCCATCTGGGACAGCAGTTGG TGACCCCTCCACCCGGTCCTGGCCCCTAGGGGGCAGAGTTGAGGGGGGTGAGGACGAGGAAGAGGAGGAATCCTTCCTACAGCCAGTAGATGATTACTTTGTGGAGCCCCCACGggctgaggaggaagaagaggaggaaaaggtcCCACCCGCAAGCTCCCACACCCCTGCAGGGGTCAGCAAAG tGACTCCCACCCCGAGGCCCACAGACGGTGTGGATGTGTATTTCGGCATGCCTGGAGAGATCAGTGAGCATGAGGGGTTCCTGCGGGCTAAGATGGACCTGGAGGAGCGCAGGATGCGCCAGATTAATGAG GTGATGCGTGAATGGGCCATGGCAGACAACCAGTCCAAGAACCTACCTAAAGCCGACAGACAGGCCTTGAACGAG CACTTCCAGTCCATTCTGCAGACCCTGGAGGAGCAGGTGTCTGGTGAGCGACAGCGTCTGGTGGAGACCCATGCCACCCGAGTCATCGCCCTCATCAACGACCAGCGCCGGGCTGCCTTGGAAGGGTTCCTGGCAGCGCTGCAGGGGGATCCGCCTCAG CCAGAGCGCATCCTGCTGGCCCTGCGGCGCTACCTGCGAGCAGAGCAGAAGGAGCAGAGGCACACGCTGCGACATTACCAGCACGTTGCTGCTGTGGACCCCGAGAAGGCCCAGCAGATGCGCTTCCAG GTGCAGACCCACCTTCAAGTCATCGAGGAACGGATGAATCAGAGCCTGGGGCTGCTTGACCAGAACcccctcctggcccaggagctgcgGCCCCAGATCC AGGAACTCCTCCGCTCTGAACACCTGGGTCCCAGTGAATTGGAAGCCCCCGCCCCGGGGGGCAGCAGTGAGGACAAGAGTGGGCTGCAGCCTCTGGACGCCAAGGATG ACACCCCCGTGGCCCTTCCAAAAG GGTCCACAGAACAAGATGCTGCATCCTCTGGAAAAGAGAAGCCGACCCCCCAGGAGCAGTACGATCGAAAG GTGAACATGTCGGTTCCAAGGGGTTTTCCTTTCCACTCATCGGAGATTCAGAGGGATGAGCTG GCCCCAGCCGGGACAGGCGTGTCCCGAGAGGCCGTGTCCGGTCTGCTGATCATGGGAGCAGGTGGGGGCTCCCTGATTGTCCTCTCCTTGCTGCTCTTGCGCAGGAAGAAGCCCTACGGGGCCATCAGCCACGGGGTGGTTGAG GTGGACCCCATGCTGACCCTGGAGGAGCAGCAGCTTCGTGAACTGCAGCGTCATGGCTACGAGAACCCCACCTACCGCTTCCTGGAGGAACGACCCTGA
- the APLP1 gene encoding amyloid-like protein 1 isoform X4 translates to MGPASPAARGLGPLPLLLPLLLLLLRAQLAVGSLAGGSPSAAEAPGSAQVAGLCGRPTLHRDLRTGRWEPDPQLSRRCLRDPQRVLEYCRQMYPELQIARVEQATQAIPMEQWCGDARGGRCAHPHHQVVPFRCLPGEFVSEALLVPEGCRFLHQERMDQCESSTRRHQEAQEACNSQGLILHGSGMLLPCGADRFRGVEYVCCPPPATPNPSGTAVGDPSTRSWPLGGRVEGGEDEEEEESFLQPVDDYFVEPPRAEEEEEEEKVPPASSHTPAGVSKVTPTPRPTDGVDVYFGMPGEISEHEGFLRAKMDLEERRMRQINEVMREWAMADNQSKNLPKADRQALNEHFQSILQTLEEQVSGERQRLVETHATRVIALINDQRRAALEGFLAALQGDPPQPERILLALRRYLRAEQKEQRHTLRHYQHVAAVDPEKAQQMRFQVQTHLQVIEERMNQSLGLLDQNPLLAQELRPQIQELLRSEHLGPSELEAPAPGGSSEDKSGLQPLDAKDDTPVALPKGRSPTGPSATGWLRWTPC, encoded by the exons ATGGGGCCCGCCAGCCCCGCCGCTCGCGGTCTGGGCCCGCTGCCCTTGTTGCTGCCACTATTGCTGCTGCTTTTGCGCGCGCAGCTCGCCGTCGGGAGCCTGGCCGGTGGAAGCCCCAGCGCAGCAGAG GCTCCAGGGTCGGCCCAGGTGGCTGGACTATGCGGGCGCCCAACCCTTCACCGGGACCTGCGCACCGGCCGCTGGGAACCAGACCCACAGCTCTCGCGACGCTGTCTCCGGGACCCGCAGCGCGTGCTGGAGTACTGCAGACAG ATGTACCCGGAGCTGCAGATTGCACGCGTGGAGCAGGCAACGCAGGCCATCCCCATGGAGCAATGGTGCGGGGATGCCCGGGGTGGCCGCtgtgcccacccccaccaccaggtTGTGCCTTTCCGCTGCCTGC CGGGTGAATTTGTAAGCGAGGCCCTGCTAGTCCCTGAAGGCTGCCGGTTCTTGCACCAGGAGCGCATGGACCAGTGTGAGAGTTCAACCCGGAGGCATCAGGAGGCACAGGAG GCCTGCAACTCTCAGGGCCTCATCCTGCATGGCTCGGGCATGCTTTTGCCCTGTGGCGCGGATCGGTTCCGAGGTGTGGAGTATGTGTGCTGCCCGCCTCCAGCGACCCCCAACCCATCTGGGACAGCAGTTGG TGACCCCTCCACCCGGTCCTGGCCCCTAGGGGGCAGAGTTGAGGGGGGTGAGGACGAGGAAGAGGAGGAATCCTTCCTACAGCCAGTAGATGATTACTTTGTGGAGCCCCCACGggctgaggaggaagaagaggaggaaaaggtcCCACCCGCAAGCTCCCACACCCCTGCAGGGGTCAGCAAAG tGACTCCCACCCCGAGGCCCACAGACGGTGTGGATGTGTATTTCGGCATGCCTGGAGAGATCAGTGAGCATGAGGGGTTCCTGCGGGCTAAGATGGACCTGGAGGAGCGCAGGATGCGCCAGATTAATGAG GTGATGCGTGAATGGGCCATGGCAGACAACCAGTCCAAGAACCTACCTAAAGCCGACAGACAGGCCTTGAACGAG CACTTCCAGTCCATTCTGCAGACCCTGGAGGAGCAGGTGTCTGGTGAGCGACAGCGTCTGGTGGAGACCCATGCCACCCGAGTCATCGCCCTCATCAACGACCAGCGCCGGGCTGCCTTGGAAGGGTTCCTGGCAGCGCTGCAGGGGGATCCGCCTCAG CCAGAGCGCATCCTGCTGGCCCTGCGGCGCTACCTGCGAGCAGAGCAGAAGGAGCAGAGGCACACGCTGCGACATTACCAGCACGTTGCTGCTGTGGACCCCGAGAAGGCCCAGCAGATGCGCTTCCAG GTGCAGACCCACCTTCAAGTCATCGAGGAACGGATGAATCAGAGCCTGGGGCTGCTTGACCAGAACcccctcctggcccaggagctgcgGCCCCAGATCC AGGAACTCCTCCGCTCTGAACACCTGGGTCCCAGTGAATTGGAAGCCCCCGCCCCGGGGGGCAGCAGTGAGGACAAGAGTGGGCTGCAGCCTCTGGACGCCAAGGATG ACACCCCCGTGGCCCTTCCAAAAG GAAGAAGCCCTACGGGGCCATCAGCCACGGGGTGGTTGAG GTGGACCCCATGCTGA
- the APLP1 gene encoding amyloid-like protein 1 isoform X3: MGPASPAARGLGPLPLLLPLLLLLLRAQLAVGSLAGGSPSAAEAPGSAQVAGLCGRPTLHRDLRTGRWEPDPQLSRRCLRDPQRVLEYCRQMYPELQIARVEQATQAIPMEQWCGDARGGRCAHPHHQVVPFRCLPGEFVSEALLVPEGCRFLHQERMDQCESSTRRHQEAQEACNSQGLILHGSGMLLPCGADRFRGVEYVCCPPPATPNPSGTAVGDPSTRSWPLGGRVEGGEDEEEEESFLQPVDDYFVEPPRAEEEEEEEKVPPASSHTPAGVSKVTPTPRPTDGVDVYFGMPGEISEHEGFLRAKMDLEERRMRQINEVMREWAMADNQSKNLPKADRQALNEHFQSILQTLEEQVSGERQRLVETHATRVIALINDQRRAALEGFLAALQGDPPQPERILLALRRYLRAEQKEQRHTLRHYQHVAAVDPEKAQQMRFQVQTHLQVIEERMNQSLGLLDQNPLLAQELRPQIQELLRSEHLGPSELEAPAPGGSSEDKSGLQPLDAKDADTPVALPKGRSPTGPSATGWLRWTPC; this comes from the exons ATGGGGCCCGCCAGCCCCGCCGCTCGCGGTCTGGGCCCGCTGCCCTTGTTGCTGCCACTATTGCTGCTGCTTTTGCGCGCGCAGCTCGCCGTCGGGAGCCTGGCCGGTGGAAGCCCCAGCGCAGCAGAG GCTCCAGGGTCGGCCCAGGTGGCTGGACTATGCGGGCGCCCAACCCTTCACCGGGACCTGCGCACCGGCCGCTGGGAACCAGACCCACAGCTCTCGCGACGCTGTCTCCGGGACCCGCAGCGCGTGCTGGAGTACTGCAGACAG ATGTACCCGGAGCTGCAGATTGCACGCGTGGAGCAGGCAACGCAGGCCATCCCCATGGAGCAATGGTGCGGGGATGCCCGGGGTGGCCGCtgtgcccacccccaccaccaggtTGTGCCTTTCCGCTGCCTGC CGGGTGAATTTGTAAGCGAGGCCCTGCTAGTCCCTGAAGGCTGCCGGTTCTTGCACCAGGAGCGCATGGACCAGTGTGAGAGTTCAACCCGGAGGCATCAGGAGGCACAGGAG GCCTGCAACTCTCAGGGCCTCATCCTGCATGGCTCGGGCATGCTTTTGCCCTGTGGCGCGGATCGGTTCCGAGGTGTGGAGTATGTGTGCTGCCCGCCTCCAGCGACCCCCAACCCATCTGGGACAGCAGTTGG TGACCCCTCCACCCGGTCCTGGCCCCTAGGGGGCAGAGTTGAGGGGGGTGAGGACGAGGAAGAGGAGGAATCCTTCCTACAGCCAGTAGATGATTACTTTGTGGAGCCCCCACGggctgaggaggaagaagaggaggaaaaggtcCCACCCGCAAGCTCCCACACCCCTGCAGGGGTCAGCAAAG tGACTCCCACCCCGAGGCCCACAGACGGTGTGGATGTGTATTTCGGCATGCCTGGAGAGATCAGTGAGCATGAGGGGTTCCTGCGGGCTAAGATGGACCTGGAGGAGCGCAGGATGCGCCAGATTAATGAG GTGATGCGTGAATGGGCCATGGCAGACAACCAGTCCAAGAACCTACCTAAAGCCGACAGACAGGCCTTGAACGAG CACTTCCAGTCCATTCTGCAGACCCTGGAGGAGCAGGTGTCTGGTGAGCGACAGCGTCTGGTGGAGACCCATGCCACCCGAGTCATCGCCCTCATCAACGACCAGCGCCGGGCTGCCTTGGAAGGGTTCCTGGCAGCGCTGCAGGGGGATCCGCCTCAG CCAGAGCGCATCCTGCTGGCCCTGCGGCGCTACCTGCGAGCAGAGCAGAAGGAGCAGAGGCACACGCTGCGACATTACCAGCACGTTGCTGCTGTGGACCCCGAGAAGGCCCAGCAGATGCGCTTCCAG GTGCAGACCCACCTTCAAGTCATCGAGGAACGGATGAATCAGAGCCTGGGGCTGCTTGACCAGAACcccctcctggcccaggagctgcgGCCCCAGATCC AGGAACTCCTCCGCTCTGAACACCTGGGTCCCAGTGAATTGGAAGCCCCCGCCCCGGGGGGCAGCAGTGAGGACAAGAGTGGGCTGCAGCCTCTGGACGCCAAGGATG CAGACACCCCCGTGGCCCTTCCAAAAG GAAGAAGCCCTACGGGGCCATCAGCCACGGGGTGGTTGAG GTGGACCCCATGCTGA